In Massilia antarctica, the following are encoded in one genomic region:
- a CDS encoding selenium-binding protein SBP56-related protein: MGSSKLMRLSLLATVVLGVTAVPLAARADETCNSPYMSGLIKGQEDFLYVWTLGEKGVGDGFDKLVTMDVNPASKKFGRVIGHVSVGKRGEAHHMGFTDDRRFLWAGGLDDSKIYVFDVHTNPAKPKLVKTIDDFAKRSGLVGPHTFYALPGRMLIGALSNDKDRGGVTGMAVYNTKGDFIAKHAMPTTNGGDGYGYDIAINPSKNAMLTSSFTGAVNYMTDLGKLIKDPAAMKQFGNTMVMWNLKSMQPEKVLNVPGAPLEIRWSLNEGDEWAITATALTSKIWLVKKDASGAWQAKDVATIGDPAKVPLPVDLSITADGKGLWVNTFMDGTTHYFDISNPEAPKETYSKRTGSQVNMVSQSWDGKRLYVSSSLLANWDKKGADDEQFVKLFAWDGKELKETFKVDFAKLKLGRAHHMKFGAAGAKVSADARQGAARLAGR, translated from the coding sequence ATGGGTTCCAGTAAATTGATGCGCTTGAGTTTGCTTGCAACTGTTGTCCTGGGCGTCACCGCCGTTCCGCTCGCCGCGCGCGCGGATGAAACCTGCAATTCGCCGTATATGTCGGGCCTGATCAAGGGCCAGGAAGATTTTCTGTATGTGTGGACCCTGGGCGAGAAGGGGGTGGGCGACGGCTTCGATAAACTGGTCACCATGGACGTCAATCCGGCCTCCAAAAAATTCGGCCGGGTGATCGGCCACGTCTCGGTCGGCAAGCGCGGCGAGGCCCATCACATGGGCTTTACCGACGACCGCCGCTTCCTGTGGGCGGGCGGCCTGGACGACAGCAAGATCTATGTGTTCGATGTCCACACCAATCCGGCCAAGCCCAAGCTGGTCAAGACGATCGACGACTTCGCCAAGCGCTCCGGCCTGGTCGGCCCGCACACGTTTTATGCACTGCCGGGCCGCATGCTGATCGGCGCGCTGTCGAACGACAAGGACCGCGGCGGCGTCACCGGCATGGCGGTCTACAACACCAAGGGCGACTTCATTGCCAAACACGCCATGCCGACCACTAACGGCGGCGACGGCTACGGCTACGATATCGCCATCAACCCAAGCAAGAATGCGATGCTGACATCGAGCTTTACCGGGGCGGTCAACTACATGACCGATCTGGGCAAGCTGATCAAGGATCCGGCCGCCATGAAACAGTTCGGCAACACCATGGTCATGTGGAACCTGAAGTCGATGCAGCCGGAAAAAGTGCTCAATGTGCCGGGCGCGCCGCTGGAAATCCGCTGGTCCCTGAACGAGGGCGACGAGTGGGCCATCACGGCCACCGCGCTGACCTCGAAAATCTGGCTGGTCAAGAAGGATGCCAGCGGCGCCTGGCAAGCCAAGGACGTGGCCACCATCGGCGACCCGGCCAAGGTGCCGCTGCCGGTCGATTTGTCGATCACGGCCGACGGCAAGGGCTTGTGGGTGAATACCTTCATGGATGGCACCACGCATTATTTTGACATCAGCAATCCGGAAGCGCCCAAGGAAACCTATTCCAAGCGCACCGGTTCGCAGGTGAACATGGTCTCGCAAAGCTGGGACGGCAAGCGCCTGTACGTGAGCAGTTCGTTGCTGGCCAACTGGGACAAGAAGGGCGCCGACGACGAGCAGTTCGTCAAGCTGTTCGCGTGGGACGGCAAGGAGCTCAAGGAAACCTTCAAGGTCGACTTCGCCAAGCTGAAACTGGGCCGCGCCCACCACATGAAGTTCGGCGCCGCGGGCGCCAAGGTCAGCGCCGATGCGCGGCAGGGCGCGGCGCGCCTGGCGGGCCGCTGA
- a CDS encoding SCO family protein, protein MQGCALAALTALALHAVAAPARQFALPTPGTYRLEHIHKAPDGMVLDSDGSRHRLAEFTTGKITLFSFIYTYCTDARGCPLAYATLHTLKKTLGQDARTRERVRFVSMSFDPTYDTPQAMRSYGGEDARDRSKVEWRFLTSGSNAELAPLLDGFGQDVSVASERAPGQRLPALSHLLKVYLIDASGKVREIYSTSFLQPDVVLNDIRTLLLESAPQR, encoded by the coding sequence GTGCAAGGGTGCGCGCTGGCGGCACTGACCGCGCTGGCGCTGCACGCCGTGGCGGCGCCGGCGCGCCAGTTCGCGCTGCCGACGCCGGGCACTTACCGGCTCGAGCACATCCACAAGGCGCCCGACGGGATGGTTCTCGACAGCGATGGCAGCCGCCACCGGCTGGCGGAATTTACCACCGGTAAAATCACGCTGTTTTCCTTCATCTATACCTATTGCACCGATGCGCGCGGCTGTCCGCTGGCCTACGCGACCCTGCATACGCTCAAGAAAACCTTGGGCCAGGATGCGCGCACGCGCGAGCGGGTGCGTTTTGTCAGCATGAGTTTCGATCCTACCTACGACACGCCACAAGCCATGCGCAGCTACGGCGGCGAGGATGCGCGCGACCGCTCCAAGGTGGAGTGGCGTTTCCTCACCAGCGGCTCCAACGCCGAGCTGGCGCCGCTGCTCGACGGCTTCGGCCAGGATGTCTCGGTCGCCAGCGAACGCGCGCCTGGGCAGCGCTTGCCGGCCTTGAGCCACTTGCTCAAGGTGTATCTGATCGATGCGTCCGGCAAGGTGCGCGAAATCTATTCCACCTCCTTTCTTCAGCCCGATGTGGTGCTGAACGACATCCGTACCTTGCTGCTGGAAAGCGCCCCGCAGCGCTGA
- a CDS encoding SdrD B-like domain-containing protein produces the protein MTAIALLGLPLQAAAVDLLVSRLTDTPDPAVRGGTILYSASVTNNTSDVANNVKVVFTLDPQTSFVSVSDPACVYDAGTSKVTCSYATVAGDGAGAGTADLLDIDLTVRTLATAGQTVNMQAAVSTTDADSNVGNNALSQLTTIDNGADLSLVLNGSPASLMASGKLVYTANLTNNGPDAAGATKATFTLSPNLSYTSASGSGWSCGAAGQVVTCNRPSAPKGALPDITINTKATGTTTGTITSTGVVTISGSATDFNNANDASSANTIITVGTDLAVTKTVSQALVGSGQPVSFTLAPRNLGPLPATNVVVSDSVPAGFAIVSASGTGWTCTVNSQNVSCTRASLAVGTAQDIVISATAPVVAAQTAVTNTTTIASDTPDGDLTNNSGSVNVSIVPDGVDLSITKTKTPNPVAQGNNMVSTMRVTNHGPRAAAIGEVKLVETLPAGETFVSASGSNWTCAPQSGQDITCTYNVALALNASTPNLLLTTTATASGTLTNTACAVFTDGGGVQVDPVLANNCASATSESTLTPNAADLQLTKSAAPGTLDWNAPTITYTLTVTNAGPGESTSVILSDPIPGFIAGKTVVNASKTGGTSPAAFSCTPGATVTCFMSSGTMALGSTAEISVTVTRPLLDSSGQAGNKWVNSASVRSNAQGDPVPSNNVATADVQVDPVADVTVTNTVTPGSVPAGTNATYVLTINNNGPSTANGVTVVDVFNIPEGSMTFLSAVASNGGSCAYDAAAKTLSCTIGNMASGATRTVTITVRPDYMDNAPTPRTIGSTATVATSSNESNYGNNSGTNALAVTPATLDLLVNNTDNVDPMGFVPAAAGPVFPDNVVTYRNAITNRGPSVATQLVLTYLMKPPVGKSMTFLGGKLLPDGQAYTNYCTQVGNVVTGPAQMSITCNFPTADILMGNNASTDLYLDFHVDTQPTGSGDTYQSTVTVSSREPELLMPNNTADQSTTIKMRVDLKLTKAAFAFNGTADAVAAAVQLRQPFYWVLTLNNAGPGNSSGTVVTDSLPAGLTLYTGGAAAPYNAAPYNAGLTWSTNNAAPTSGTCSAGATISCNVGLLESGKAATVRVPVIATAVNAALQNCGNASTNDVERNAVDNRGCATVAVQASSIAGIVYEDSNNDAAKGAGETGIAGVTLRLDGVDIYGNTVTNVTTTTTAGGAYLFDNRSPGTYKVTEVQPATYLDGKETAGSVAGTATGAAGDEISNIVLPAATNATGYLFGELKPATLSGFVFVDLNTNAVRNVTGVPTTDESAGVTSVTMTLSGSDDLGPVNATVPTGANGSYSFTNLRPGTYQVVQASLPGVTHTGMTIGSKGGNDGASALAANTPVIGATKRTIGNVPLVAGDAAVNYNFGESGQGLGGIVYADLNNNGIKDAGEPGIAGVSVTLSGNTSNGTSVCVAISPNPCTIVTDSSGGYGFAGLPASDATGYVLTEQSQASAPLSSYADGIDTVGTVNGVVRGTKTNDKFSGIVIGTGQFGSNYNFGESSASLAGKVYLDADRSNTLNGADTLLPGVTVTLSGTTATGANVCTIVSTCVGTTDASGNYLFTGLPASNGGGYTVTETQPVDYIDATNTLGTGATVPGNLGLAPGNSVFTGVVLSGGQNGINYLFGEATGKLSGFVYADKNNNGIMDAGETGIGGVTLTLTGTAASGGNACGAATCVTTTGPDGAYTFSFLRNANGAGYTVTETQPTAYLDGITRKGKVGGAPCAACVDNVANVIGTIAYAVATTHTDFNFGELLPASVSGTVYADSNQDAQISKGEQIAGVTVTLTGSDDRGAPVTLTTTTAADGTYRFDQLRPSDNNGYTLTETHPAGYNDFPGNTGSQPGTIGGVTSGTALTNVIGGLRLAQGDNGVNYNFREVGASIAGSVYFDANNNGVRDAGDAPLAGVVVRLNGPVPRTMATGTDGSFMFTGLMAGSYTLVEVQPGGVLDGIDAAGTAGGTINAPKNSITGITLAPGTAAGNYLFGERGAPSTGSLAGTVYVDSNKDGKRDSGEQLLNGVTLTLRGTDGTVRTVQTDINGNYLFPVLAPGTYTLVETQPAGLSDFEAATGTKVGLLGGGSAGLNTVTTIVIPPAGGAATGYDFREINPALNGLAKLGGTVYVDGNKNAKREPGEALAGVSVTLTGIDANGVAVAARTTVTGADGSYLFVDLVPGTYTVVETQPPAYGDFPTNTGSALGTVGGTLDKGPNKMSGIVLVANTDAKDYDFREAGSSLAGVVYRDDNHNGVQDAGEPGIAGVPVSAIGGKGEAGRAITDADGRFLIVGLPADTYSLVETQPAAYTDGKETAGKIAGITAGSVDNSAFDNSAPKNTISAIKLGVTQDGTDYLFGERRARLEGYVYVDANHNGQMDAGEIPLPGVHVTLTGVDACTMGCVAISGPDGKYVFENLVPGRYTLVESQTDLPTAKYMDGKETAGVAGGKVDNSSYGTAPSQNTIADFTVTSDIIAANGGVVGGYLFGERVRPGPETRAPIISGYVWMDRGHTRTRPENHEGVKDWTVVLTQNGKPVCTVKSDAKGYYQFDSLHCAGYEGTGLPTGPGFEIVFTKDGNGMPIVPTSGGNVGTPVIGKITGITVLDNSDITEQNLPLTPAGVVYDSATRQPVRGAVVTVTGPAGFNPARHLLGGVDAVNQTTGSDGVYQFGLLNDFPAGVYKLAITSYPAGYVPAESAKIPACQGAASVMANANAALIQKSDGAPVSSVNLHKPNACVGAVPGGADTTQYYYTFTVGTNGAPVVNNHLPIDKVEAAGLALTKTGDKQQLEMGESLLYTLTVRQTSGSAVAQATVRDSLPAGFSLVPGTVKVDGKPVADPAPAVGPVLAFNLGPLASNKQAVLTYRLRAGVGSLQGDGINRAIAYACNVAGACVTPGSYQPVPDAYPSNKAEYKVRLTGGVFTAQACVAGKVFVDCNGNSVQDSEELGVPGVRLYLEDGTSFTTDVEGKYSFCGLTPKSHVIKADSLTLPRGSRLTTTSNRNLGDANSIWLDTKNGELLRGDFAEGSCSAPVIEQVKARRSQGGGRAPETEAIRLPGLKFDSKAPAAPRQATDSANQELVKPRQGAIPAGAGEARAQ, from the coding sequence GTGACAGCGATTGCCTTGCTGGGGCTGCCTCTTCAGGCAGCCGCGGTCGACTTGCTGGTATCGCGCCTGACCGACACGCCGGACCCGGCCGTGCGCGGCGGCACCATTCTGTATTCCGCTTCCGTCACCAATAACACCAGCGACGTCGCCAATAACGTCAAGGTGGTGTTCACGCTCGATCCGCAGACCAGCTTCGTGTCGGTGTCCGACCCGGCCTGCGTGTACGATGCGGGCACCAGCAAGGTCACCTGCAGCTACGCCACAGTGGCGGGCGATGGCGCCGGCGCCGGCACCGCCGACCTGCTCGACATCGACCTGACCGTGCGCACCCTGGCCACGGCCGGCCAGACGGTCAACATGCAGGCGGCGGTCAGCACCACCGATGCCGACAGCAACGTCGGCAACAATGCGCTCTCGCAGCTGACCACGATCGACAATGGCGCCGACCTGTCCCTGGTGCTGAACGGCTCGCCCGCCAGCCTGATGGCCAGCGGCAAGCTGGTGTACACGGCGAACCTGACCAACAACGGCCCCGACGCGGCCGGCGCCACCAAGGCCACCTTCACCCTGAGCCCGAACCTGAGCTACACCTCGGCGAGCGGCTCCGGCTGGTCGTGCGGGGCGGCGGGGCAGGTGGTGACGTGTAACCGTCCGAGCGCGCCCAAGGGCGCCTTGCCGGACATTACCATCAACACCAAGGCCACCGGCACCACCACCGGCACCATCACCAGCACCGGCGTGGTGACGATCAGCGGCAGCGCCACCGATTTCAACAATGCCAACGATGCCTCGTCGGCGAATACCATCATCACCGTCGGCACCGACCTGGCCGTGACCAAGACCGTGTCCCAGGCCCTGGTGGGCAGCGGCCAGCCGGTCAGCTTCACCCTGGCGCCACGCAACCTGGGTCCGCTGCCGGCCACCAACGTGGTGGTCAGCGACAGCGTGCCTGCGGGCTTTGCCATCGTCAGCGCCAGCGGCACCGGCTGGACCTGCACCGTCAACAGCCAGAATGTCAGCTGCACGCGCGCCAGTCTCGCGGTTGGCACGGCCCAGGACATCGTCATCAGCGCCACCGCGCCGGTCGTCGCCGCCCAGACCGCTGTCACCAACACCACCACCATCGCCAGCGATACGCCTGATGGCGACCTCACCAACAACAGCGGCTCGGTCAATGTCAGCATCGTGCCGGACGGCGTCGATCTGTCGATCACCAAGACCAAGACGCCGAATCCTGTTGCGCAGGGCAACAATATGGTCAGCACCATGCGCGTGACCAATCACGGCCCGCGCGCTGCCGCCATCGGCGAAGTCAAGCTCGTCGAAACCCTGCCGGCCGGTGAAACCTTTGTCAGCGCCAGCGGCAGCAACTGGACTTGCGCACCGCAAAGCGGCCAGGACATCACTTGTACCTATAACGTGGCCCTGGCATTGAATGCCTCGACCCCGAACCTGCTCCTGACCACCACCGCCACCGCCTCCGGCACCCTGACCAATACCGCTTGCGCCGTCTTCACCGATGGCGGCGGCGTGCAAGTCGATCCGGTGCTGGCCAATAACTGCGCCAGCGCGACCTCGGAATCGACCCTGACCCCGAACGCGGCCGACCTGCAACTGACCAAGTCCGCCGCCCCGGGCACCCTGGACTGGAACGCGCCGACCATCACCTACACCCTGACGGTGACCAATGCCGGTCCGGGCGAATCGACCAGCGTGATCCTGTCCGACCCGATTCCCGGCTTCATCGCCGGCAAGACCGTGGTGAACGCATCGAAGACGGGCGGCACCAGCCCGGCGGCGTTCAGCTGCACCCCGGGCGCGACCGTCACCTGTTTCATGAGCAGCGGCACGATGGCGCTCGGCAGCACGGCGGAAATCAGCGTGACGGTCACCCGTCCGCTGCTCGACAGCAGCGGCCAGGCCGGCAATAAATGGGTGAACTCGGCCAGCGTGCGCTCCAACGCGCAAGGCGATCCGGTGCCAAGCAATAACGTCGCCACCGCCGACGTGCAGGTCGACCCGGTCGCCGACGTCACCGTCACCAACACCGTGACCCCCGGCTCGGTTCCCGCCGGCACCAACGCCACCTACGTCCTGACGATCAATAACAACGGCCCGTCCACCGCGAATGGCGTGACCGTCGTCGACGTGTTCAATATTCCGGAAGGCTCGATGACCTTCCTGTCGGCCGTTGCCAGCAACGGCGGCAGCTGCGCCTACGATGCGGCGGCCAAGACCCTGAGCTGCACCATCGGCAACATGGCGTCCGGCGCGACCCGCACCGTCACCATCACCGTGCGTCCCGACTATATGGATAACGCGCCGACTCCGCGCACGATCGGCAGCACGGCCACGGTGGCCACCAGCAGCAACGAAAGCAACTACGGCAACAACAGCGGCACCAATGCGCTGGCGGTCACCCCCGCCACGCTCGACCTGCTGGTCAACAACACCGACAACGTCGATCCGATGGGCTTCGTGCCGGCCGCCGCCGGTCCCGTATTCCCGGACAACGTGGTCACCTACCGCAACGCCATCACCAACCGCGGTCCCTCGGTAGCCACCCAGCTGGTGCTGACCTACCTGATGAAGCCGCCTGTCGGCAAGAGCATGACTTTCCTCGGCGGCAAACTGCTGCCGGACGGCCAGGCGTATACCAATTACTGCACCCAGGTCGGCAACGTGGTCACGGGTCCGGCGCAGATGAGCATCACCTGCAATTTCCCGACCGCCGACATCCTGATGGGCAACAACGCCAGCACCGACCTGTACCTCGACTTCCACGTCGACACCCAGCCGACCGGTTCGGGCGACACGTACCAGTCGACCGTCACCGTGTCCTCGCGCGAGCCGGAACTGCTGATGCCGAACAACACGGCCGACCAGAGCACCACCATCAAGATGCGGGTCGACCTCAAACTGACGAAAGCCGCGTTCGCCTTTAACGGCACCGCCGACGCCGTCGCCGCCGCGGTACAGCTGCGCCAGCCGTTCTACTGGGTCCTGACCCTGAACAACGCCGGTCCCGGCAACAGCAGCGGCACCGTCGTCACCGACAGCCTGCCAGCCGGCCTGACGCTCTACACCGGCGGCGCGGCCGCGCCATACAATGCGGCGCCGTACAACGCCGGCCTGACCTGGAGCACCAACAACGCCGCCCCGACCAGCGGCACCTGCAGCGCCGGCGCCACGATCAGCTGTAACGTCGGCTTGCTGGAAAGCGGCAAGGCGGCCACCGTGCGTGTGCCCGTGATCGCCACCGCCGTCAATGCCGCGCTGCAAAATTGCGGCAACGCCAGCACCAATGATGTCGAGCGCAATGCCGTCGATAACCGCGGCTGCGCCACCGTGGCCGTGCAAGCGTCCTCGATCGCCGGCATCGTGTACGAAGACAGTAATAACGACGCGGCCAAGGGCGCGGGCGAAACCGGCATTGCCGGCGTCACCCTGCGCCTGGACGGTGTCGACATCTACGGCAATACCGTCACCAATGTCACCACCACCACCACGGCCGGCGGCGCCTATCTGTTCGATAACCGTTCGCCAGGCACCTATAAAGTGACCGAAGTGCAGCCGGCCACCTACCTCGATGGCAAGGAAACCGCCGGCAGCGTTGCCGGTACCGCCACCGGCGCGGCCGGCGACGAGATCAGCAACATCGTCCTGCCAGCCGCCACCAATGCGACCGGCTACCTGTTCGGCGAACTGAAACCGGCGACCCTGTCGGGCTTCGTTTTCGTCGACCTCAACACCAATGCCGTGCGCAACGTGACCGGCGTGCCGACCACCGACGAAAGCGCTGGCGTGACCAGCGTCACCATGACCCTGAGCGGCAGCGACGACCTCGGTCCCGTGAACGCCACCGTGCCGACCGGCGCCAACGGTTCGTACAGCTTCACGAACCTGCGTCCCGGTACTTACCAGGTGGTGCAGGCAAGCTTGCCAGGCGTGACCCACACCGGCATGACCATCGGCAGCAAGGGCGGCAACGACGGCGCCTCCGCGCTGGCCGCCAATACCCCGGTCATCGGCGCCACCAAGCGCACCATCGGCAATGTGCCGCTGGTGGCGGGCGACGCCGCGGTGAACTATAACTTCGGCGAAAGCGGGCAGGGCCTGGGCGGCATCGTCTATGCCGACCTGAACAACAACGGCATCAAGGATGCGGGCGAACCCGGCATTGCCGGCGTGTCGGTCACCCTGTCGGGCAATACCTCGAACGGCACCAGCGTGTGCGTGGCGATTTCGCCGAATCCGTGCACCATCGTTACCGACAGCAGCGGCGGCTACGGCTTCGCCGGCTTGCCGGCCAGCGATGCGACCGGCTATGTGCTGACCGAGCAGAGCCAGGCCAGCGCGCCGCTGTCGAGCTATGCCGACGGCATCGACACGGTCGGTACCGTCAATGGCGTGGTGCGTGGCACCAAGACCAATGACAAGTTCAGCGGTATCGTGATCGGCACCGGCCAGTTCGGCAGCAATTACAACTTCGGCGAATCGTCCGCCAGCCTGGCGGGCAAGGTCTACCTCGATGCCGACCGCAGCAATACCCTGAACGGCGCCGACACCCTGCTGCCTGGCGTGACCGTGACCCTGTCGGGCACCACCGCGACCGGCGCCAATGTGTGCACCATCGTCAGCACCTGCGTGGGCACGACCGACGCGAGCGGCAACTATCTGTTCACCGGCCTGCCGGCAAGCAATGGCGGCGGCTATACCGTCACCGAAACCCAGCCGGTCGACTATATCGACGCCACCAATACCTTGGGCACCGGCGCCACCGTGCCGGGCAACCTCGGCCTGGCACCCGGCAACAGCGTGTTTACCGGCGTTGTGCTCTCCGGCGGACAGAATGGCATCAATTACCTGTTCGGCGAAGCCACCGGCAAGCTGAGCGGCTTTGTGTATGCCGACAAGAACAACAACGGCATCATGGACGCGGGCGAAACCGGCATTGGCGGCGTGACCCTGACCCTGACCGGCACGGCGGCAAGCGGCGGCAACGCCTGCGGCGCGGCTACCTGCGTGACCACCACCGGCCCCGATGGCGCGTACACCTTCAGCTTCCTGCGCAATGCGAATGGCGCCGGCTACACCGTCACCGAAACCCAGCCGACCGCTTACCTCGACGGCATCACCCGCAAGGGTAAGGTCGGCGGCGCGCCTTGCGCGGCCTGCGTCGACAATGTCGCCAACGTGATCGGCACCATCGCCTATGCGGTGGCGACGACGCACACCGACTTCAACTTCGGCGAACTGCTCCCGGCCAGCGTGAGCGGTACCGTGTATGCGGACAGCAACCAGGATGCCCAGATCAGCAAGGGCGAGCAGATCGCCGGCGTGACCGTCACCCTGACCGGCAGCGACGACCGCGGCGCGCCCGTCACCCTGACCACGACCACTGCGGCCGACGGCACTTACCGCTTCGACCAGCTGCGTCCGAGCGACAACAACGGCTACACCCTGACCGAAACCCATCCGGCCGGCTACAACGACTTCCCGGGCAACACCGGCAGCCAGCCGGGCACCATCGGCGGCGTCACCTCGGGCACGGCCTTGACCAACGTCATCGGCGGCCTGCGCCTGGCGCAGGGCGACAATGGCGTCAACTACAACTTCCGCGAAGTCGGCGCCAGCATTGCCGGTAGCGTGTATTTCGACGCCAACAACAACGGCGTGCGCGATGCCGGCGATGCGCCGCTGGCCGGTGTCGTCGTGCGCCTGAACGGCCCCGTGCCGCGCACCATGGCGACCGGCACCGATGGCTCGTTCATGTTCACCGGCCTGATGGCTGGCAGCTACACCCTGGTCGAAGTCCAGCCGGGTGGCGTGTTGGACGGCATCGATGCCGCCGGCACGGCGGGCGGCACCATCAATGCCCCGAAAAACAGCATCACTGGCATCACTCTGGCGCCGGGCACGGCCGCCGGTAACTATCTGTTCGGCGAACGCGGCGCACCGAGCACCGGTTCCCTGGCAGGTACCGTGTACGTGGACAGCAACAAGGATGGCAAGCGCGACAGCGGCGAGCAGTTGCTCAACGGCGTTACCCTGACCCTCAGGGGCACCGACGGCACGGTCCGTACTGTCCAGACCGATATCAATGGTAATTACCTGTTCCCGGTGCTCGCGCCAGGCACGTATACCCTGGTTGAAACCCAGCCAGCCGGCCTGTCCGATTTCGAGGCTGCCACCGGCACCAAGGTCGGTCTCCTGGGCGGCGGCAGCGCCGGCCTGAACACGGTGACCACCATCGTCATTCCGCCTGCAGGCGGCGCGGCGACCGGCTACGACTTCCGCGAAATCAACCCGGCCCTCAATGGCCTGGCCAAACTCGGCGGTACTGTGTATGTCGACGGCAACAAGAATGCCAAGCGCGAGCCTGGCGAAGCACTGGCCGGCGTCAGCGTCACCCTGACCGGTATCGATGCGAATGGCGTGGCGGTTGCCGCGCGCACCACCGTGACCGGCGCCGACGGCAGCTATCTGTTCGTCGACCTGGTACCGGGCACCTACACCGTGGTGGAAACCCAGCCGCCAGCATATGGCGACTTCCCGACCAACACCGGCAGCGCCCTCGGCACGGTCGGCGGCACGCTCGACAAGGGTCCGAACAAAATGAGCGGCATCGTACTGGTGGCCAACACCGATGCGAAAGACTACGATTTCCGCGAAGCGGGCAGCAGCCTGGCCGGCGTGGTGTATCGCGACGATAACCACAACGGCGTGCAGGACGCCGGCGAGCCTGGCATTGCCGGCGTGCCGGTCAGCGCCATCGGCGGCAAGGGCGAAGCAGGCCGTGCCATCACCGATGCGGATGGCCGCTTCCTGATCGTCGGCTTGCCGGCCGACACCTACAGCTTGGTGGAAACCCAGCCGGCCGCTTACACGGATGGCAAGGAAACCGCGGGCAAGATCGCTGGTATCACCGCCGGCTCGGTCGACAACAGCGCCTTCGACAACTCGGCGCCGAAGAACACCATCTCGGCCATCAAGCTGGGCGTGACCCAGGATGGCACCGACTACCTGTTCGGCGAACGCCGCGCGCGCCTGGAAGGCTATGTGTATGTCGACGCCAACCATAACGGCCAGATGGACGCGGGCGAAATCCCCTTGCCTGGCGTGCACGTGACCCTGACGGGTGTCGATGCTTGCACCATGGGCTGCGTGGCAATCAGCGGCCCTGATGGCAAGTATGTGTTCGAGAACCTGGTTCCCGGCCGCTACACCCTGGTCGAGTCCCAGACCGACCTGCCGACCGCGAAATACATGGATGGCAAGGAAACCGCCGGCGTTGCAGGCGGCAAGGTCGATAACAGCAGCTACGGCACCGCGCCGTCGCAAAACACGATCGCCGACTTCACCGTGACGAGCGACATCATCGCGGCCAATGGCGGCGTGGTGGGCGGATACCTGTTCGGCGAGCGCGTGCGTCCGGGTCCGGAAACCCGCGCCCCGATCATCAGCGGCTATGTCTGGATGGACCGCGGCCACACCCGCACCCGTCCGGAAAACCATGAAGGCGTGAAGGATTGGACCGTGGTCCTGACCCAGAACGGCAAGCCGGTCTGCACCGTCAAGTCCGACGCCAAGGGCTACTACCAGTTCGACAGCCTGCATTGCGCCGGCTATGAAGGCACGGGCTTGCCGACCGGTCCAGGCTTCGAGATCGTCTTCACCAAGGATGGCAACGGCATGCCGATCGTCCCGACCTCGGGCGGTAACGTGGGCACGCCGGTGATCGGCAAGATTACGGGCATTACCGTGCTTGATAACAGCGACATCACCGAGCAGAACCTGCCACTGACCCCGGCTGGCGTCGTGTACGACAGCGCCACCCGTCAACCAGTGCGTGGCGCGGTCGTGACCGTAACCGGTCCGGCTGGCTTCAACCCGGCGCGTCACTTGCTGGGCGGCGTGGACGCGGTCAACCAGACCACCGGCAGCGATGGCGTGTATCAGTTCGGCTTGCTGAACGATTTCCCGGCGGGTGTCTACAAACTGGCGATCACCAGCTATCCAGCGGGTTACGTACCGGCCGAGTCGGCGAAGATCCCGGCGTGCCAGGGTGCCGCGTCCGTCATGGCAAACGCCAATGCGGCGCTGATCCAGAAGTCCGACGGCGCTCCAGTATCCAGCGTGAACCTGCACAAGCCGAACGCTTGCGTCGGCGCGGTGCCGGGCGGTGCGGACACCACCCAGTATTACTACACGTTCACCGTGGGCACGAATGGCGCGCCGGTGGTGAACAACCACCTGCCGATCGACAAGGTCGAAGCGGCTGGCCTGGCGCTGACCAAAACCGGCGACAAGCAGCAGCTCGAAATGGGCGAAAGCCTGCTGTACACCCTGACCGTGCGCCAGACCAGCGGCAGCGCGGTAGCGCAGGCAACCGTGCGCGACAGCCTGCCGGCCGGCTTCTCGCTGGTGCCTGGCACCGTGAAAGTCGATGGCAAACCGGTGGCCGATCCGGCGCCGGCAGTCGGCCCGGTCCTGGCTTTCAACCTGGGTCCGCTGGCAAGCAACAAGCAAGCCGTGCTGACCTACCGCCTGCGTGCCGGCGTCGGCAGCCTGCAGGGCGATGGCATCAACCGTGCGATTGCCTACGCCTGTAACGTGGCCGGCGCTTGCGTCACGCCGGGTTCTTACCAGCCGGTGCCGGACGCCTACCCGTCCAACAAGGCCGAGTACAAGGTGCGCCTGACCGGTGGCGTGTTCACCGCACAAGCCTGCGTGGCCGGCAAGGTCTTCGTCGACTGCAACGGTAACTCGGTGCAGGACAGCGAAGAGCTGGGTGTGCCGGGAGTGCGTCTGTACCTGGAAGACGGCACTTCGTTCACCACCGATGTGGAAGGCAAGTACAGCTTCTGCGGTTTGACGCCGAAATCGCACGTGATCAAGGCCGACAGTCTGACCTTGCCACGCGGCAGCCGCCTGACGACGACCAGCAACCGCAACCTGGGCGACGCCAACAGCATCTGGCTCGACACCAAGAACGGCGAGCTGCTGCGCG